The proteins below come from a single Dermatophagoides farinae isolate YC_2012a chromosome 7, ASM2471394v1, whole genome shotgun sequence genomic window:
- the LOC124496467 gene encoding RCC1 and BTB domain-containing protein 2: MANSSTDNIDIELFKDDLKYIDQKFLQSIIQIFSFIYEDEKQFLLMTKKATYAYGEVICSWLSLENKLTKPQWISLLNDIKIVQVDSGSDFVAILTDEGQVFLAGHVETKWKTSKTLRLINTDKDRFKMIACGSYHLLMLRQDDHVFATGCDQITCIKSSCECLGDEKNRNTPCLVPFHNADSTRIKDIVAGNYHSLFLFENGQLWGCGSNENGELGLGYDIGQSTLTKLPFENVQQIACSKDQNLSLAHDGLNYYAWGESENGKWSSPRKLYDQHSSFASASALLLESQTTFSLTSVNLCESNHTSTIQSNCKLFDNPDNYDVEFIIEEKRIKVSKCYLKSVSKFYDDKFSGDWKEKKEVTICDYNYDAYYEYLRMLHMGEIRFNHQNITELISLVYSHGDEKFIKQCQTFISDDLNENTINKYHPLIKNIELKNCTANLLIFASKKCCPKPPTIFGETMQIL, encoded by the exons atggcAAACTCATCAACtgataatattgatattgaGTTATTCAAAGATGATCTCAAAtacattgatcaaaaatttcttcaatcaattattcagATTTTCAGCTTTATTTATGAAGacgaaaaacaatttttattgatgaccaaaaaaGCTACATATGCATATGGTGAGGTAATATGTTCATGGTTATCGttggaaaataaattgacCAAACCACAATGGATATCACTTTTGAATGatataaaaattgttcaagtAGATTCTGGCTCTGATTTTGTTGCCATTCTAACTGATGAAGGACAAGTATTTCTCGCCGGCCATGTTGAAACTAAATGGAAAACGAGTAAAACATTACGACTAATCAACACTGATAAGGACCGTTTCAAGATGATTGCTTGTGGAAGttatcatttattaatgTTGCGACAAGATGATCATGTTTTCGCTACTGGTTGTGATCAAATAACTTGtattaaatcatcatgtgaat GTcttggtgatgaaaaaaaccgTAACACACCATGTCTTGTTCCATTTCATAATGCTGATTCAACCCGAATCAAAGATATTGTAGCTGGCAACTatcattctttatttttatttgaaaatggtcAACTTTGGGGATGTGGTTCCAACGAAAATGGTGAACTTGGTCTTGGTTATGATATTGGACAATCAACTTTGACCAAACTACCGTTTGAAAATGTGCAACAAATCGCATGTTCAAAAGACCAAAACTTGTCATTGGCACATGATGgattaaattattatgcATGGGGAGAAAGCGAGAATGGCAAATGGTCATCACCTAGAAAATTGTATgatcaacattcatcatttgcttCTGCATCAGCTCTGTTATTGGAATCACAAACCACATTTAGTCTAACATCCGTCAATCTATGTGAATCTAATCATACATCAaccattcaatcaaattgtaaATTATTCGATAATCCAGACAATTATGATGTGGAATTCATTATCGAGGAGAAACGCATAAAAGTGTCCAAATGTTATTTGAAATCTGTATCcaaattttatgatgataagtTTTCGGGTGAttggaaagaaaagaaagagGTAACGATCTGTGATTATAACTATGATGCATACTATGAATATCTACGTATGTTACATATGGGTGAAATTcgttttaatcatcaaaacataACCGAATTAATTTCTCTGGTCTATTCTCATGgcgatgaaaaatttatcaaacaatGTCAAACATTCATAAGTGATGATCTAAATGAGAatacaataaacaaatatcatccattaattaaaaacatcgaattaaaaaattgtacGGCAAACTTGCTCATCTTTGCATCGAAAAAATGTTGCCCAAAACCTCCGACAATCTTCGGCGAAACAATGCaaattctttaa